Proteins co-encoded in one Leptodactylus fuscus isolate aLepFus1 chromosome 4, aLepFus1.hap2, whole genome shotgun sequence genomic window:
- the DSEL gene encoding dermatan-sulfate epimerase-like protein translates to MAPNVVGHSIFAVFFILLSPVWCSNFTDDWMALTADIIPYNRLFHVTASLKQKNNPSHPRLYFDSADVQGLRQKSHTSHLHLFRAIRNAVNKMLANPSYFLPPLKHADFAAKWNEIYGNNLPPLALYCLLFPDDKTAFTFVLEYMDRMVNYKDWLVQNAPGDEVPLAHSLTGFATAFDFLYRFLDSDRRQKYLEKIETITDEMYECSKVRAWGKQFLHNHQTTNMLALLIGALVVEEHNLKRANMWKETIVDIMEKTMFLLNHVVDGSLDEGVAYGSYTAKSITQYVFLAKRHFGMNHFDNNWLRMHFWFYYSTLLPGYQRTVGIADSNYNWFYGPESQLVFLDTFVLKNGAGNWLASQIRKHRPKDGPMVPSTAQRWSTLHTEYVWYNPELDPHPPADHGTPRMHVFPNWGVVTYGAGLPNTQTNTFLSFKSGRLGGRAVYDIVHFQPYSWIDGWRSFNPGHEHPDQNSFTFAPNGQVFVSEALYGPKLSHLNNILVFAPSPTSQCNKPWEGQLGECSQWLKWTTNESGNAAGEVITASQQGETMFLSGEAMSAYSSSMRLKSVYRCLLLLNHQTLLVVDHIEKHEDSPLSLVSAFFHNLDIDFKYVPFRFLNKFNGAMMDIWDAHYKMIWIDQNGNSPAGRIQEAEQTAEFKKRWTQFVNVTFPLNQKISRIAYVFNGPYVNVSDLKFLVNTKHGVKISLTVNNTENIVSIVTDYNDLEVRFDFLGFGGYAKLEDLNRIVRFGLGTEQIKKTAKSTTMNAFHFGLKVNLVIGLILCASLGILAFHWRFYISFGKLMRWILVLIVTLWVFELIDVWTACTQPICAKWSSEGADTEVIKKSEVHSNLPTVVITSLPGSGAEILKQMFFNSSDFVYIKVPTVYIDVPEAEYKIDSFVDPCEWTSSDVVDGHFQLIQGWLQSLLQNTKLHLQNIDLQEPIKPRLFHHLTVNKDKKRRYKRRDPFSEQKTRYKGYYDRDADYVRQLRKYLALFPKAQPVLGLNSGSWTLKLPFIEKLIGPQLRALFVVRDPRAWIYSMLYKSNPNLFSLRNVDQRLSAMFTVEEKQKCRSNSGYAPEYDSLKEELTNPKSHALTKLAHVWLANTAAAIRINNDLQSKSYLLVKFEDIVNFPEETTQKIYSFLGIPLSPATLNQVMFASYTNLFYLPHEGEISPTNINTWKLNMPREDITLVEDICWTLMDKLGYAKSRD, encoded by the coding sequence ATGGCTCCGAATGTTGTAGGACACTctatttttgcagtattttttattttgctatcACCTGTTTGGTGTAGTAATTTTACTGATGACTGGATGGCACTGACCGCAGATATCATCCCATATAACAGACTATTTCACGTTACTGCTAGTCTTAAGCAGAAAAACAATCCGTCACATCCAAGACTATATTTTGATAGTGCAGATGTTCAAGGACTGAGGCAGAAGTCCCACACCTCTCATCTACATTTATTCAGAGCCATTAGAAATGCAGTTAACAAGATGCTGGCTAATCCATCTTACTTCTTGCCCCCACTAAAGCATGCTGACTTTGCAGCTAAATGGAACGAGATTTATGGGAATAATTTGCCACCATTGGCTTTATATTGTCTGTTGTTTCCAGATGATAAAACTGCATTCACATTTGTACTAGAATATATGGACAGAATGGTCAATTACAAGGACTGGTTGGTTCAGAATGCGCCTGGCGATGAAGTACCACTTGCACACTCTTTAACAGGATTCGCCACAGCGTTTGACTTTTTATACCGATTTCTTGACAGTGATCGAAGACAAAAGTATTTAGAGAAAATTGAGACCATTACTGATGAAATGTATGAATGTTCCAAGGTTCGTGCATGGGGAAAGCAATTTCTCCACAACCACCAAACCACTAATATGCTAGCACTGCTTATAGGAGCACTAGTGGTAGAAGAGCACAATTTAAAACGAGCCAATATGTGGAAAGAAACCATTGTTGACATCATGGAAAAAACTATGTTTCTGCTGAATCATGTTGTGGATGGCTCTCTGGATGAAGGGGTTGCATATGGTAGCTATACAGCAAAATCAATTACACAATATGTTTTCTTAGCAAAACGCCATTTTGGTATGAATCATTTTGACAACAACTGGTTGAGAATGCACTTCTGGTTTTACTATTCTACTTTGTTGCCAGGTTATCAGAGAACAGTTGGAATAGCAGATTCTAATTACAATTGGTTTTATGGACCAGAAAGTCAATTGGTATTTCTGGATACATTTGTTCTGAAAAATGGTGCTGGAAACTGGTTGGCAAGTCAGATCAGAAAACACAGACCAAAAGATGGACCAATGGTACCATCCACTGCACAGAGGTGGAGCACACTTCACACAGAATATGTCTGGTACAATCCTGAACTTGACCCCCATCCTCCAGCTGACCATGGCACACCAAGAATGCACGTGTTTCCTAATTGGGGAGTCGTGACATATGGTGCTGGCTTGCCTAATACTCAAACTAATACATTTCTTTCATTTAAGTCTGGAAGGCTGGGTGGTCGAGCAGTCTATGACATTGTTCACTTTCAGCCATACTCCTGGATAGATGGGTGGAGAAGTTTCAATCCTGGTCATGAACATCCAGATCAAAATTCTTTCACATTTGCTCCTAATGGACAAGTTTTTGTATCAGAGGCTCTTTATGGACCAAAACTAAGTCatttaaataatattttagtCTTTGCTCCTTCTCCTACAAGTCAGTGCAATAAACCATGGGAAGGCCAACTTGGTGAATGCTCACAGTGGCTAAAATGGACAACCAATGAGTCTGGAAATGCAGCTGGCGAGGTAATCACAGCTAGTCAACAAGGGGAGACAATGTTTTTAAGTGGTGAAGCAATGTCTGCCTACTCGTCTTCCATGAGATTAAAAAGTGTTTACCGTTGCTTGCTGCTTTTAAACCACCAGACGCTACTTGTAGTGGATCATATTGAAAAGCATGAAGATTCTCCGCTCTCTCTAGTCAGTGCCTTTTTTCATAATCTAGATATCGATTTTAAGTATGTCCCATTTAGGTTTCTTAATAAATTTAATGGTGCTATGATGGATATATGGGATGCACATTATAAAATGATTTGGATAGACCAAAACGGTAATAGTCCAGCAGGTAGGATCCAGGAAGCCGAGCAGACAGCAGAATTCAAAAAGCGTTGGACGCAATTTGTAAATGTTACCTTTCCGTTAAACCAAAAAATTTCCAGGATTGCTTATGTATTTAATGGGCCATATGTTAATGTGTCAGATCTGAAATTCCTAGTCAATACCAAACATGGTGTTAAAATATCGTTAACAGTtaataatacagaaaatatagTTTCTATAGTAACAGATTATAATGACCTTGAGGTCAGATTTGATTTTCTTGGCTTCGGAGGTTATGCCAAGTTAGAAGATTTGAACAGAATAGTTAGATTTGGCTTGGGCACTGAGCAGATTAAGAAAACAGCTAAATCAACTACTATGAATGCATTTCACTTTGGACTCAAAGTCAATTTGGTCATAGGCTTAATCTTGTGTGCAAGCTTGGGGATTTTAGCATTTCATTGGCGGTTCTATATTTCTTTTGGTAAGTTGATGCGATGGATTCTAGTATTGATCGTAACACTCTGGGTTTTTGAGTTAATAGATGTATGGACGGCATGCACTCAACCGATTTGTGCAAAATGGAGTAGTGAGGGAGCAGATACAGAGGTTATTAAGAAAAGTGAAGTCCATTCCAATCTCCCTACTGTCGTAATTACATCTTTACCGGGTTCGGGAGCTGAGATTTTAAAGCAAATGTTTTTCAACAGTTCAGATTTTGTCTATATTAAAGTTCCTACAGTCTACATTGATGTGCCAGAAGCGGAATACAAAATTGATTCATTCGTGGATCCATGTGAATGGACTAGCTCTGATGTCGTAGATGGACATTTTCAACTTATTCAAGGTTGGCTTCAATCATTGCTTCAGAACACAAAACTTCATTTACAGAATATTGATTTACAAGAACCTATAAAGCCTCGACTCTTTCACCATCTTACAGTTAACAAGGATAAAAAAAGGCGATATAAGAGACGAGACCCATTTTCTGAGCAGAAAACTAGATACAAAGGATATTATGACAGAGATGCTGACTATGTTAGACAACTTCGCAAATATCTAGCATTGTTTCCCAAAGCTCAACCGGTGCTCGGTTTAAACAGTGGTAGCTGGACTTTAAAGCTGCCATTCATTGAAAAACTTATCGGACCTCAGTTAAGGGCATTGTTTGTTGTACGAGACCCACGTGCTTGGATTTATTCAATGTTGTACAAAAGCAATCCAAATCTGTTCTCCTTAAGGAATGTGGACCAGCGTTTATCAGCGATGTTCACAGTTGAAGAAAAGCAGAAATGTAGGTCAAACTCTGGCTATGCTCCTGAATATGACTCCCTAAAAGAAGAGCTAACAAATCCTAAATCACATGCTCTGACTAAACTTGCCCATGTATGGCTTGCCAATACCGCAGCAGCCATTAGAATAAATAATGATTTACAATCAAAAAGTTACCTCTTAGTTAAATTTGAGGACATTGTCAACTTCCCGGAAGAAACTACTCAGAAAATCTATAGCTTTTTAGGCATCCCTTTATCTCCCGCAACTTTAAATCAAGTAATGTTTGCGAGTTACACTAACTTATTTTATCTCCCCCATGAAGGGGAAATTTCACCTACAAATATAAACACCTGGAAGTTAAATATGCCTAGAGAAGATATTACATTGGTTGAGGACATATGCTGGACACTAATGGATAAACTTGGGTATGCGAAATCTAGAGACTAA